The following coding sequences lie in one Pseudomonas sp. SL4(2022) genomic window:
- the rsd gene encoding sigma D regulator, with protein MLESCQNAQERWGGVHLLIDRWLQERKELVQAYAAINDSAQAPSANAEALQHFCEILVDYVSAGHFEVYEQLTSEAKAFGDQRGLDLAKQIYPRIEVITEVALAFNDRCDNGDCHDSVSLLDELKRLGQLLHERFELEDCLIEVLHNAHQEQVAPAL; from the coding sequence TTCACCTGCTGATTGACCGCTGGCTGCAAGAGCGCAAGGAGCTGGTGCAGGCATACGCCGCCATCAATGACTCGGCACAGGCACCGAGTGCCAACGCAGAAGCCCTGCAGCACTTCTGCGAAATTCTCGTGGACTATGTGTCCGCCGGGCACTTCGAGGTCTATGAGCAGCTGACCAGCGAAGCCAAGGCGTTCGGTGACCAGCGTGGCCTTGATCTGGCTAAGCAGATCTACCCGCGTATCGAGGTGATTACCGAGGTGGCCCTGGCCTTTAATGACCGTTGTGACAACGGCGACTGCCACGACTCGGTGTCCCTGCTCGATGAACTGAAACGCCTGGGGCAACTGCTGCATGAGCGCTTCGAGCTGGAGGACTGCCTGATCGAAGTCCTGCACAATGCTCATCAGGAGCAGGTCGCGCCTGCCCTCTGA
- a CDS encoding AlgP family protein produces MSLTKNAKKKSVSTPLHLLQQLSSSLLEHLEDACTRALVDAEELLAKLEKQRGKAQEKLHKARSKMQDAAVAGKAKAQAKAKDAVAELEQLLDTLKDRQSETRSYIAGLKRDAQESLKLAQGVGKVKEAVSKALDSRAVKAAQVKPAAKPAAAKAPAKPVASKAAAKPAGKSPAAAKAPAKPAAKTAAKPAAKKPAAASDTKPAASKVATAAAPKAVSKPVVKKAPAKPASKPAVKPAAKPAAKTPVAKPASKPAAAKPAVVEATAAPAVSPASTPASAV; encoded by the coding sequence ATGTCGCTTACAAAGAATGCAAAGAAGAAGTCCGTGAGTACTCCGCTGCACCTGCTGCAGCAACTTTCCAGTAGTCTGCTTGAGCACCTGGAGGACGCCTGCACGCGCGCCCTGGTCGATGCTGAAGAATTGCTCGCCAAACTGGAGAAGCAACGCGGTAAGGCCCAGGAAAAGCTGCACAAGGCACGCAGCAAGATGCAGGACGCAGCCGTCGCCGGCAAGGCCAAGGCCCAGGCCAAAGCCAAGGACGCTGTGGCTGAACTTGAGCAATTGCTCGATACCCTGAAGGATCGGCAAAGCGAGACCCGCAGCTATATCGCCGGGCTCAAGCGTGATGCGCAAGAGAGCCTGAAACTGGCCCAGGGCGTGGGCAAGGTCAAGGAGGCCGTGAGCAAGGCCCTGGACAGCCGCGCTGTCAAAGCTGCACAGGTTAAACCCGCCGCCAAGCCCGCTGCGGCCAAGGCACCCGCTAAACCTGTGGCCAGCAAAGCCGCTGCCAAACCTGCCGGGAAAAGCCCCGCCGCGGCTAAAGCACCAGCCAAGCCCGCGGCGAAAACTGCCGCCAAACCAGCGGCGAAGAAACCCGCTGCAGCCAGCGACACCAAGCCGGCGGCGAGCAAAGTGGCCACTGCAGCAGCACCCAAGGCAGTGAGCAAACCTGTGGTGAAAAAGGCTCCAGCCAAACCGGCGAGCAAACCAGCGGTAAAACCGGCAGCAAAACCTGCAGCCAAAACACCGGTGGCCAAGCCCGCCAGTAAGCCCGCAGCGGCCAAGCCGGCAGTCGTTGAGGCCACTGCTGCGCCAGCTGTCAGCCCAGCCAGTACCCCTGCCAGCGCCGTTTAA
- a CDS encoding FKBP-type peptidyl-prolyl cis-trans isomerase yields the protein MSRLTLLLICLLASTVQADDHSHDLAYSLGVKLGERLRDEVPDLHLQALLDGLRQAYRNEPLALDEKRIESLLAEHEAHLAAAPERIERAKAAEKRFLAGEKAKAGIRVLNNGVLVQELRAGSGAKPGPKDRIQVRYIGYLADGSQFDESQTAQWFRLDSVIAGWRSAVQDMPVGAQWRLVIPSAQAYGEEGAGDLIPPYSPLVFELELLDTKE from the coding sequence ATGTCTCGCTTGACCCTGCTCCTGATCTGCCTGCTTGCCTCTACGGTCCAGGCCGATGATCACTCACACGATCTGGCCTACAGCCTGGGCGTCAAACTCGGTGAACGGCTGCGCGACGAAGTGCCCGACCTGCACCTGCAGGCGCTGCTCGATGGGCTGCGCCAGGCCTACCGCAATGAGCCTCTGGCGCTGGATGAGAAGCGCATCGAAAGCCTGCTGGCCGAACATGAAGCGCACCTGGCTGCCGCCCCGGAACGCATCGAAAGGGCCAAGGCAGCGGAGAAGCGCTTTCTCGCAGGCGAGAAGGCCAAGGCCGGTATCCGCGTGCTGAACAATGGTGTGCTGGTGCAGGAGCTGCGTGCCGGCAGTGGCGCCAAACCTGGCCCGAAAGACCGCATCCAGGTGCGCTACATCGGTTATCTGGCCGATGGCAGCCAGTTTGATGAAAGCCAGACCGCGCAGTGGTTTCGTCTCGACAGCGTAATTGCTGGGTGGCGCAGTGCCGTGCAGGACATGCCGGTGGGGGCACAATGGCGTCTGGTGATTCCATCAGCCCAGGCTTACGGCGAGGAAGGTGCAGGCGATCTGATTCCGCCTTACTCACCCCTGGTGTTCGAGCTGGAACTGCTCGACACCAAGGAATAG
- a CDS encoding TIGR02444 family protein → MPTDLWRFAQTLYQARDVEATCLLLQNEGADVCLLLCAAWLERRQIACTEEHAEALRELAYSWRQQVVVPLRCLRQGWREAAQSDETLARLREQVKQLELAAEREQLERLAARCQAWEAVRTDASPDWLECLAPAQASRDALHRLRVAAAHLTA, encoded by the coding sequence ATGCCTACTGACCTGTGGCGGTTTGCCCAAACCCTCTACCAAGCGCGTGATGTCGAAGCCACCTGCCTGCTGCTGCAGAACGAGGGGGCCGATGTCTGCCTGCTGCTGTGTGCCGCCTGGCTGGAACGCCGACAGATTGCCTGTACCGAGGAACATGCCGAGGCATTGCGTGAACTGGCCTACTCCTGGCGGCAGCAGGTGGTGGTGCCGCTACGCTGCTTACGCCAAGGCTGGCGTGAAGCCGCCCAAAGCGATGAGACCCTGGCGCGGTTGCGCGAACAGGTGAAACAGTTGGAACTGGCTGCAGAGCGCGAACAGCTGGAGCGCCTGGCGGCGCGCTGTCAGGCCTGGGAGGCGGTGCGCACAGATGCATCACCGGACTGGCTGGAATGCCTGGCCCCAGCGCAGGCCAGCCGCGACGCGCTGCACAGGCTGCGAGTCGCGGCGGCACACCTCACCGCTTAA